A single genomic interval of Gouania willdenowi chromosome 10, fGouWil2.1, whole genome shotgun sequence harbors:
- the pmt gene encoding phosphoethanolamine methyltransferase isoform X1, translated as MPAIFLPRQQTPAQLSGPGTPTPRKQLATTGLSVREDMIEFWKEHSQTGTVEEMMLDSHAKELTQQEVPEILSMLPSLSGCRVLELGAGIGRYTSHFLTMAEHVTAVDFMESFVEKNKENNGHHNNATFIQADVTKLEIPNNSIDFIFSNWLLMYLSDEELKSLMEKMLHWLRPGGFLFFRESCNHRSGDSKRDFNPTCYRTEEQYTHQATSVEVEVPKADQKFGFDIVLKKKVQTYVEIKNNPNQICWLLERVPRSSNSQNGFNTFQQFLDNQQYTSRGILRYEKMFGSGYVSTGGPSTTKEFVDLLNLKPGQKVLDVGCGIGGGDFYMAKTFGVEVLGLDLSDNMVDIAMERARNEKLPLVQFEVADVTKRTFPEASFDVIYSRDTILHIDDKLALFKRFHSWLKPGGQLLISDYCCGEKPWTPAFEAYVKQRGYILYTPAQYGKFIQEAGFCHVRADDRTAQFIQVIKTELQRAESIKEEFIEEFSEEDFIAIMNGWKEKLERSSTGDQRWGLFHAVRN; from the exons ATGCCTGCGATCTTTCTACCGCGTCAGCAAACACCGGCTCAGCTCAGCGGACCCGGGACCCCCACCCCCAGGAAACAGCTGGCTACCACTGGTCTGTCAG TTCGTGAGGATATGATTGAGTTCTGGAAGGAACATTCTCAAACTGGCACCGTGGAGGAGATGATGCTGGATTCTCACGCTAAGGAGCTGACTCAGCAGGAGGTGCCAGAGATCCTGTCCATGCTGCCCAGTCTGAGTGGGTGCAGGGTGCTGGAGCTGGGGGCGGGGATCGG CCGATACACCAGCCACTTCCTGACCATGGCTGAGCACGTGACTGCTGTGGACTTCATGGAAAGCTTtgtggagaaaaacaaagagaacAATGGCCACCATAACAATGCAACCTTCATCCAAGCTGATGTCACAAAACTGGAAATTCCTAACAACAG taTTGACTTCATTTTCTCCAACTGGCTTCTGATGTATCTGAGTGACGAGGAGTTGAAGTCCTTAATGGAGAAAATGCTCCATTGGCTGCGGCCTGGAGGCTTTCTTTTCTTCAGGGAATCCTGCAATCACCGCTCAG GTGACAGCAAGAGAGACTTCAACCCCACCTGTTACCGCACTGAGGAACAATACACCCACCAGGCTACGTCAGTGGAGGTGGAGGTTCCAAAGGCTGACCAAAAGTTTGGTTTTGACATTGTGTTAAAGAAGAAAGTTCAAACTTATGTTGAG ATAAAAAACAATCCAAATCAAATCTGCTGGCTGCTGGAGAGGGTTCCCCGCTCCTCCAACTCCCAAAACGGTTTCAACACTTTCCAGCAGTTCCTGGATAACCAGCAGTACACCAGCCGTGGCATCCTGCGCTATGAGAAGATGTTTGGGTCAGGTTACGTCAGCACAGGAGGGCCCAGCACCACTAAA GAATTTGTGGACCTACTGAATCTTAAACCTGGACAGAAGGTTCTGGATGTGGGTTGTGGCATCGGCGGGGGAGATTTCTACATGGCAAAA ACGTTTGGAGTTGAAGTGCTGGGCCTGGATCTGTCCGACAACATGGTGGACATCGCTATGGAGAGAGCAAGAAATGAAAAGTTACCATTG GTGCAGTTTGAGGTGGCTGATGTCACTAAGAGAACGTTTCCTGAAGCTTCATTCGATGTGATCTACAGTCGAGACACAATCCTGCACATTGATGACAAACTGGCTCTTTTTAAACGCTTTCAT TCATGGTTAAAGCCAGGCGGTCAGCTGCTAATCAGTGACTACTGCTGTGGAGAGAAACCCTGGACACCAGCATTTGAAGCATACGTCAAACAGAGAGGCTACATCCTTTATACACCAGCACAATATGGAAAG TTCATCCAGGAGGCTGGTTTCTGCCACGTACGAGCTGATGACAGGACAGCCCAGTTCATTCAAGTGATTAAGACGGAGCTGCAGAGAGCCGAGTCCATCAAAGAAGAATTCATTGAG GAATTCTCAGAAGAAGACTTTATTGCAATAATGAATGGATGGAAAGAAAAGCTGGAACGATCCAGCACTGGGGACCAACGATGGGGACTCTTTCATGCAGTGAGGAATTGA
- the pmt gene encoding phosphoethanolamine methyltransferase isoform X2, translated as MAQVREDMIEFWKEHSQTGTVEEMMLDSHAKELTQQEVPEILSMLPSLSGCRVLELGAGIGRYTSHFLTMAEHVTAVDFMESFVEKNKENNGHHNNATFIQADVTKLEIPNNSIDFIFSNWLLMYLSDEELKSLMEKMLHWLRPGGFLFFRESCNHRSGDSKRDFNPTCYRTEEQYTHQATSVEVEVPKADQKFGFDIVLKKKVQTYVEIKNNPNQICWLLERVPRSSNSQNGFNTFQQFLDNQQYTSRGILRYEKMFGSGYVSTGGPSTTKEFVDLLNLKPGQKVLDVGCGIGGGDFYMAKTFGVEVLGLDLSDNMVDIAMERARNEKLPLVQFEVADVTKRTFPEASFDVIYSRDTILHIDDKLALFKRFHSWLKPGGQLLISDYCCGEKPWTPAFEAYVKQRGYILYTPAQYGKFIQEAGFCHVRADDRTAQFIQVIKTELQRAESIKEEFIEEFSEEDFIAIMNGWKEKLERSSTGDQRWGLFHAVRN; from the exons ATGGCTCAAG TTCGTGAGGATATGATTGAGTTCTGGAAGGAACATTCTCAAACTGGCACCGTGGAGGAGATGATGCTGGATTCTCACGCTAAGGAGCTGACTCAGCAGGAGGTGCCAGAGATCCTGTCCATGCTGCCCAGTCTGAGTGGGTGCAGGGTGCTGGAGCTGGGGGCGGGGATCGG CCGATACACCAGCCACTTCCTGACCATGGCTGAGCACGTGACTGCTGTGGACTTCATGGAAAGCTTtgtggagaaaaacaaagagaacAATGGCCACCATAACAATGCAACCTTCATCCAAGCTGATGTCACAAAACTGGAAATTCCTAACAACAG taTTGACTTCATTTTCTCCAACTGGCTTCTGATGTATCTGAGTGACGAGGAGTTGAAGTCCTTAATGGAGAAAATGCTCCATTGGCTGCGGCCTGGAGGCTTTCTTTTCTTCAGGGAATCCTGCAATCACCGCTCAG GTGACAGCAAGAGAGACTTCAACCCCACCTGTTACCGCACTGAGGAACAATACACCCACCAGGCTACGTCAGTGGAGGTGGAGGTTCCAAAGGCTGACCAAAAGTTTGGTTTTGACATTGTGTTAAAGAAGAAAGTTCAAACTTATGTTGAG ATAAAAAACAATCCAAATCAAATCTGCTGGCTGCTGGAGAGGGTTCCCCGCTCCTCCAACTCCCAAAACGGTTTCAACACTTTCCAGCAGTTCCTGGATAACCAGCAGTACACCAGCCGTGGCATCCTGCGCTATGAGAAGATGTTTGGGTCAGGTTACGTCAGCACAGGAGGGCCCAGCACCACTAAA GAATTTGTGGACCTACTGAATCTTAAACCTGGACAGAAGGTTCTGGATGTGGGTTGTGGCATCGGCGGGGGAGATTTCTACATGGCAAAA ACGTTTGGAGTTGAAGTGCTGGGCCTGGATCTGTCCGACAACATGGTGGACATCGCTATGGAGAGAGCAAGAAATGAAAAGTTACCATTG GTGCAGTTTGAGGTGGCTGATGTCACTAAGAGAACGTTTCCTGAAGCTTCATTCGATGTGATCTACAGTCGAGACACAATCCTGCACATTGATGACAAACTGGCTCTTTTTAAACGCTTTCAT TCATGGTTAAAGCCAGGCGGTCAGCTGCTAATCAGTGACTACTGCTGTGGAGAGAAACCCTGGACACCAGCATTTGAAGCATACGTCAAACAGAGAGGCTACATCCTTTATACACCAGCACAATATGGAAAG TTCATCCAGGAGGCTGGTTTCTGCCACGTACGAGCTGATGACAGGACAGCCCAGTTCATTCAAGTGATTAAGACGGAGCTGCAGAGAGCCGAGTCCATCAAAGAAGAATTCATTGAG GAATTCTCAGAAGAAGACTTTATTGCAATAATGAATGGATGGAAAGAAAAGCTGGAACGATCCAGCACTGGGGACCAACGATGGGGACTCTTTCATGCAGTGAGGAATTGA